The following proteins come from a genomic window of Acetivibrio cellulolyticus CD2:
- a CDS encoding type IV pilus twitching motility protein PilT encodes MAIELTALLRMAVELKASDLHLTVARAPSFRVNGNIKEIDAPKLAREDTLQYAKACMDNEKFEHLMAYGEVDFSMTVPEVSRFRVNAFLQRTSVSMVFRTLASNIPTIEALHLPPVIKQICEIKEGLILVTGPTGSGKSTTMASIINEINSTRYGHILTLEDPIEYIFKHGKCIVNQREIGHDSKTYDSALRAALREDPDVIFIGEMRDVESISIAVTAAETGHLVLSTLHTLGAAKTLDRLIDVFPPHQQQQIRVQVSTALKAVISQRLIPEGSGNGRVAAHEIMIVTRAISNLIREGKSQSINTCIQTGGNIGMQLLDKCIGDLYMQNRITKEDALDFCVDKDGMQNYLEVSQKGRL; translated from the coding sequence ATGGCGATTGAATTAACTGCATTGCTTAGAATGGCTGTGGAATTAAAGGCGTCTGACCTACATCTTACAGTGGCAAGGGCTCCTTCATTCAGAGTGAACGGCAACATAAAGGAAATTGATGCTCCGAAACTAGCTAGGGAAGACACCCTGCAATATGCAAAAGCTTGCATGGATAACGAAAAATTTGAACACTTGATGGCTTATGGAGAGGTAGACTTTTCCATGACAGTGCCTGAGGTATCCAGATTTAGAGTTAATGCTTTTTTGCAGAGGACTTCAGTGTCAATGGTGTTTAGAACATTAGCATCAAATATTCCTACAATTGAAGCTCTGCATCTTCCGCCTGTAATAAAGCAAATCTGCGAAATAAAAGAGGGGTTAATTCTGGTTACTGGTCCAACAGGAAGTGGAAAATCAACAACTATGGCATCCATTATTAATGAGATTAATTCAACCAGGTATGGGCATATACTAACTCTTGAAGACCCTATTGAATATATTTTCAAACATGGTAAATGTATTGTTAACCAAAGAGAGATAGGTCATGACAGCAAGACATATGATAGTGCACTGAGGGCTGCATTAAGAGAGGACCCTGATGTAATATTTATAGGTGAGATGAGGGATGTTGAGTCGATAAGTATAGCAGTTACTGCGGCTGAGACCGGTCACCTTGTTCTTTCAACTCTTCATACACTTGGAGCTGCCAAAACCTTGGACAGGCTTATTGACGTTTTTCCGCCTCATCAGCAGCAGCAGATAAGAGTACAGGTGTCTACTGCGCTTAAGGCTGTTATATCGCAGAGGTTGATCCCTGAAGGAAGCGGCAATGGTAGAGTAGCGGCGCATGAAATAATGATTGTTACACGCGCAATAAGCAATCTTATCAGAGAAGGTAAATCTCAAAGCATCAATACATGTATACAAACTGGAGGAAATATTGGAATGCAGCTTTTGGATAAATGTATTGGTGATCTGTACATGCAGAATAGAATAACGAAAGAAGATGCATTGGACTTCTGTGTTGACAAGGATGGAATGCAAAATTACTTGGAAGTTTCCCAGAAAGGTCGATTATAA